The Pediococcus inopinatus region CAACTACTTCCTTATCCTTACCAATCACCTGCATTCCAGTGTCATCAAACTTCACCGTTTCTGGTAGTACCAGTCCAAACAGTTCTCCAACCACTTTATTACTTTTTTTATCTGAATTCTTCTGACTCTGTGGAAAAATTTGGTCATTAATTAAAATACGCATTGATGTAAAACAATCTTTAATATAAGCTACTTTTTCTTTTTTATAATTACCTGTTTTAGCAAAAGCCGTTTTTGGAATTTCATGCATCTTCTTCACCAATCTTTCAATTAAACCTTGAGTATTTCACAACAACAATATATGAAATTAGCTTAATCGAACCCTTGCCATTTTACAGATTTATCACTACTAACAAATTTCACTAACATGTTATCCCCCCAGAGAGCTGTTTAAAACGCTTTCATTAAATTCTATTTTAGTCTCTTTTCTAAAAAAGACAACTATTGCTAGAAAACTCAAATTTTCGTTAGTTTACGCAGAATGGCGATTGGCAATTGCCAAGATAAACACGGTGCTTAAGATTAAGATGGTCCCAATTGTTTCCATCAAACCAAACTTTAAGTTTAGAAACACTACCGATACGATCGTTGCTGATAACGGCTCAAAAGCATCCAATAAACCAGTGGCAGTTGCAGAAATGTAGGCTAAACTGGCTAGATAAATAAAGTAGGCTATGACGGAACCAAAAATGACGATAAACAAATATCCTGCCCAGCCGGCCGCGTCAAATTTTGGCACATCACGCCATGCTGGCTGAATAAACATGAACAACGCGCCACCAACCACCATTGACCATGAAGAAACGGTCAAAGATCCGTATTGATCCAGTATTTTATCCGGCAACAAAACATAAGCAGCCGCGGCCACTCCCGTTACCACACCCCAAAATAAGGCTGCTGGCGAAATAGTCAAAGACGTTGGATTCCCGCCCGTAATCAAGAGATAGGTTCCGACCAAAGCCGCAACAATGGCCCAAACATCTCCGCGTCGTGGCACCTTTTTATAACGCACGATTGTGAAGACGACAATAAAGACCGGCGCTAAAAACTGTAGAATAGTAGCCGTAGCAGCATTTCCAACTGCCACTGCCTTGTAGTAAACAGCTTGCATAGCAGTCATGCCAAAAATGGTAAAAACAAGTAATTGAATAATCGCCTTTTTATCGTGCCAAATCGCAAATAGCTTTGGTCGTTGTTTTGCTTGAAGCATCCCAAATGCAAGTAATAATAATCCACCAAAAAACATCTTGGATCCAATTAACCAAGTTAATTTCATGTGGTAATCAGCAAATAGAATCTGCGCAATCGGTCCTGAAATCCCCCAACAAATAGCCCCAATTGACGCGTACAAAATTCCTCGTGTTGATTTGCTCATACTTGCATCCCCCGTTTAGTGTTTCCCGTATTTAAAACTCATGCTTCTAATTATCGGACTATTAGGAAACGAACGCAATGAGGATTTTGTATTTAACTAACTAGCATTTCAAATATTTGCCACTGAGACGGAGGACAGCTCAGAAAAGCAAAAGACAATAAATAAGTACATCTCACGCGGGATGGCGATCCCGCACCGGTGCCGCTCGTTGCCTTTTTTTCTCCGCCGAGATTTAGGACAGCTCGACAAGTCAAAAGGGCGCGGATAAGTATGACTCACAGCAGGATTGCAATCCTGCCTCCGTCACCTTGCTCGTTGCCTCTTTTTATCCGCCGAGACTGAGGACAGCTCAGAAAAGCAAAAGACAATAAATAAGTACACCTCACGCGGGATGGTAATCCCGCACCGGTGCTGCTCGTTGCCTTTTTTTCTCCGCCGAGACTGAGGACAGCTCAGAAAAGCAAAAGACAATAAATAAGTACACCTCACGCGGGATGGCAATCCCGCACCGGTGCTGCTCGTTGCCTTTTTTTCTCCGCTGAGATTTAGGACAGCTCGACAAGTCAAAAGGGCGCGGATAAGTATGACTCACAGCAGGATTGCAATCCTGCCTCCGTCACCTTGCTCGTTGCCTCTTTTTATCCGCCGAGACTGAGGACAGCTCAGAAAAGCAAAAGACAATAAATAAGTACACCTCACGCGGGATGGTGATCCCGCACCGGTGCACTTATTTAGTGTCTTTTAGCGCTTTTCTTCGCTCACTTTATTTCTAATACCTCAATATTCCCGCCGCCACTTTATCGGTTGGCATATCTTCCGTATCCAGCAAGACGATCCTTCCACCTGTCTGCATCGTTTTATCCACAATATCGTTCACAAGATTATTATTTTGGGCCTCCGTCGTTTCTGTATCCAACTTGCCCTCTTCATCAATCATGCCAACCACCGTTGTGTCATTTCTTACAAACAGCGTATCAATTTGACCGGCCACCGCACAGCGCACCAACTCACGCATATCACTCGTTGCCTTATTCCTATCTTTCGCCGTTTCATAACGCTGCTTTTGCACATCCATAATTCCTTCAAACCATTTCCGTACAACTGGACGCATCTTATTTTCTAATTGATCAATTTTTGAGCCATTAGGTGATTCTTCAACACACAAATGACGTGATAGATTCTTATTCTTAGTGACCTGACGGAAACGTGCCTGATTTTCAGGTAACCCAAACACAATCGTCATCAAACCTTCCGGATGCGCATAATTTTTTGTCACATACGAATCGACCATCTGATAGTAATTAATTTGGTCATTAGTAACTTCTTGGCTCTTCTCGTTATGCCCATGATAAGCCACCGCAATATCGCCCCCATGATTGGAAGCTCCACGAAACGACATCTCACCACCGACTAATTCATTATCGCCAAGTGCTTCCTTCAATGTTCGCGGCGCATCTTCACCAAGCGTAATTTCTTCTAGGTCATACCCACTTCCGCGATAAAGCTTAAATGACGTTTGATTAAGTCCGATTAATAAGTACTCAAATTTAAGCTGTAACTCCTGGATAATTGGCAACACATTAGGTTGACGTGAAACGGAAACTTGATTAACACAATTTCCGGAAAGCTGGAATGTCTGTACCTTGTCCATATCACCAATTAAAACCACTGCTTCGCCTGCATCATCCAACCAGAAACTACTATCATCACCATAAATACTCCAACGACTTAAGTAGGCCTCGTGATCAACTTCAGGAAACAATTTTGTTAACTTATCTTTTGCTTCCTTCAACAAATTTTTGAAAGTGATTTTTGTGTGCTGAATCTCTTTTAAATCAGCAGGGTTATTCACAATCATCGTGATAAACGGGCCGTGTTCTGAGCTCAATACATCGTTTAAATCATTCTTGTTAATTCGCATAGGTTATTCCTCCAGTAAGAATATTGATATGAAAGCCTTTTCTATTTCTACCCCAAGCATAGCATCTTTCTATCAAAATATCCAGTATAGTTATAACGTTCATAAGCAGAATATTATTTATAACCCATATGAAAGTCTAACTTACATTTTACTGAAACAACTCAAAGTGCGGTTTCAAATACTTTCCCGTCTCACTTTGAGGCGTATTTGCCACCTCTTTTGGCGTACCGGCGGCAATGATTTTTCCACCAAATTGGCCACCTTTTGGCCCAAGATCGACCACATAATCTGCATTCGCAATCACGTCCAAATCATGTTCAATGATAATAATTGTAGCTCCTTGATCAATCAACCGATCAAACACATGAATCAACGTTTGAATATCAAGTGGATGTAACCCTACAGATGGTTCATCAAACACAAATAATGTCCCGCTTTGTTTCCGGCCCATTTGTGAAACTAACTTCAAACGCTGTGCTTCACCACCGGATAGAATTGGCGTACTCTCACCTAATACAAGATATCCCAATCCCATTTCATCAAGTTTTTCCAAAATTGATTTGATTGCAGGCACGCCTTTAAAAATTGGTAAGGCATGCTCTACATTAAGCGCCAAAATATCGGCAATGGTATAGCCGTGCCATTTTACCGCCAATGTTTCATCATTGTATCGCTTGCCGTGACAAACGGGACAAGTTTCTACCATGTCTGGCAGGTACTGAATATCCAGTGAAATTGTGCCGGTCCCCTTACAGTTCGGGCAAGCCCCTGAAGCCACATTGTAAGAAAAATTGCTGGCGGTCCACTTCCGTTGTTTTGCCTCCGGAGTATCAGCGAATAAAGCCCGGAGCGTATCCAAAATTCCAGAATAAGTTGCGACTGTAGAACGGACGTTTTTCCCGACTGGTACCGAATCCACCATGACCACCCGATGAATATGGGCGCGGTCTAACTGACTAATGTGGGCTGGTAATGGTTCTTTTTTAATCGCCGCTTTAATTGCTGGAATTAAACTATCTAAAATCAGCGTTGTCTTCCCAGCACCTGAAAATCCTGCCACAACGCTGAGCCGTCCCTTGGGGAAATGAGCGACGACATTATGCAGATTATATCGATCAGACACACCAATCGTTAGATCGCCCTTATCAAACAGTTTAGCTTTCGGAACCTGCTTTCTAACCAATAATTGCGCTGTTCCATTTAAAAATGGTGCAATGAGCGATTGCGGGCTCTGCTTAATAGTAGAAACTGTTCCTTGGTCAACAACTGTACCCCCGTTTTTACCGGCGCCTGGGCCAATCTCAATCACATAGTCCGCAGCCGAAATAATCCGCGTGTCATGATCAACAACTACTAATGAATTTCCTTGCGCAACTAACTGATGCAAAATCTTAATTAAGCCACTGACATTGGCTGGATGTAGCCCAACAGATGGTTCATCAAGAACATAAAGCACCCCGGTCGTTTGGCTGCGTAAAGTTCGCCCGAGTTGAATACGCTGTAATTCCCCGGTTGATAAGGTGTCGCCCTCTCGATCCAAGGTTAAATAATCCAGTCCTAAGTCTAAAACAGGCTGAACACTATCTTGAAGTTCACCTACCAAATTAGCGCCAAGTTCGTGCATCGTTTCTGGTAACCACGGCACAATTTTAGGCATAAATTGGGTTAATTCGGTGATGGTCATTTTTGAAACTTCAGAAATATCTTTATCCACTAATTTTGTGTTTAATAATTTGGGCGCAAAACGCGTTCCATGACACGTTGGGCAAATATCAAATGAATAAAATCGATTGAGCCGTTTGATTGCTCGTTCATTGGTTGTTGTCGCTAAACTATCTTCAACCGCCGAATAGGCATTCTCAAATTGCGCGTTGTCCATATGGAAAATCTTGCCCGTTTTAGATGGAATGTTAATCGCATATTTTTTATTTTCACCATGCCAAACCATTTCTTGATCTTCCGCACTCATTTGATTAAATGGCGTATCAATTGGAATCCCAATCTGTTCAGCCACATAAATCATAAAATTACGGCCTGGCAATCGCCATGAAGCCACCGCCCCCTCACGAATGGTTTTCGTTTCATCAGGGATCAACCGGCTTTTTACAATCTGGCGGACTTTACCGACACCATTACAAGTTGGGCAGGCACCTTCTGAGTTGAACGCAAAACTTTCTGCACCGGGTGCCATGAATTTCACTCCACAAGTCGGACAAATTACGTAGCCCATATTTTCTGCAACTTCTAAAGTTGGTGGCACACGATGCCCATTGGGACAAACATGCGAACCTAATCGTGAAAACATCAGACGCAGAACGTTTAAACTCTCTGTCATTGTTCCAACAGTTGAACGAACGCCAGGAACGGTTGGTCGTTGCCTTAACGCCAATGCAGAGGGCAAATACTTCACTTCATCAACATC contains the following coding sequences:
- a CDS encoding DMT family transporter, whose translation is MSKSTRGILYASIGAICWGISGPIAQILFADYHMKLTWLIGSKMFFGGLLLLAFGMLQAKQRPKLFAIWHDKKAIIQLLVFTIFGMTAMQAVYYKAVAVGNAATATILQFLAPVFIVVFTIVRYKKVPRRGDVWAIVAALVGTYLLITGGNPTSLTISPAALFWGVVTGVAAAAYVLLPDKILDQYGSLTVSSWSMVVGGALFMFIQPAWRDVPKFDAAGWAGYLFIVIFGSVIAYFIYLASLAYISATATGLLDAFEPLSATIVSVVFLNLKFGLMETIGTILILSTVFILAIANRHSA
- a CDS encoding excinuclease ABC subunit UvrA, with translation MAIQHKETIPDNIEVIGAHVNNLKNLNVTIPLNAFVAITGKSGSGKSSLAMGVLYAEGARRYLNSLSTYTRRRISQAGKADVDEVKYLPSALALRQRPTVPGVRSTVGTMTESLNVLRLMFSRLGSHVCPNGHRVPPTLEVAENMGYVICPTCGVKFMAPGAESFAFNSEGACPTCNGVGKVRQIVKSRLIPDETKTIREGAVASWRLPGRNFMIYVAEQIGIPIDTPFNQMSAEDQEMVWHGENKKYAINIPSKTGKIFHMDNAQFENAYSAVEDSLATTTNERAIKRLNRFYSFDICPTCHGTRFAPKLLNTKLVDKDISEVSKMTITELTQFMPKIVPWLPETMHELGANLVGELQDSVQPVLDLGLDYLTLDREGDTLSTGELQRIQLGRTLRSQTTGVLYVLDEPSVGLHPANVSGLIKILHQLVAQGNSLVVVDHDTRIISAADYVIEIGPGAGKNGGTVVDQGTVSTIKQSPQSLIAPFLNGTAQLLVRKQVPKAKLFDKGDLTIGVSDRYNLHNVVAHFPKGRLSVVAGFSGAGKTTLILDSLIPAIKAAIKKEPLPAHISQLDRAHIHRVVMVDSVPVGKNVRSTVATYSGILDTLRALFADTPEAKQRKWTASNFSYNVASGACPNCKGTGTISLDIQYLPDMVETCPVCHGKRYNDETLAVKWHGYTIADILALNVEHALPIFKGVPAIKSILEKLDEMGLGYLVLGESTPILSGGEAQRLKLVSQMGRKQSGTLFVFDEPSVGLHPLDIQTLIHVFDRLIDQGATIIIIEHDLDVIANADYVVDLGPKGGQFGGKIIAAGTPKEVANTPQSETGKYLKPHFELFQ